TTCTCTGCTTTGCTGCTATGCACAGAAAGTGAGGTCCAGTGTGGGAAGCGGGCCTGTTGCACACTGCACTGTTCAGACAGACTCCCCTGCCACAGACACCTGTGCGGTGGAGGACAGGGCAGGCAGTAGACAACGGCTGCAGGATTCTGGTCACACCACGCCCTGGGCTGGTCTCTGAAGCTGTTGGGGTTGTCGGGCGCTGCCCTTGTTTATGGCCTATACCTGCTCCCTGCTGCTTGGGGCCACCATCTTCCAGCTGCTGGAGCTCAATCCGGCGACCAGTTCCTACTGCAGAAGCTGCTCTTCCTAGAGAACTACACCTGCCTGGCCCAGCAGGCCCAGAGCAGTTCCTGCAGGTGAGAAAGCAAGGAAAGGCGGCCAGGAAGAGCAGGGAGGGGGTGGAGGTGCTGGTGACAGGTGCAGAGCCACCAGCCAGAGGTTGGATGCTGTTTGGAGACAGAGGGCGGTTGAAACTGGAGCCTGGTGAAACCTAGTCCAGAGCCTGATCCTCTGGGCTACAGCTAGACCACTATGCTGCCTTAATCAAACCACTAACTTAATAGATGTCTTCATCAGTAATGTGAAAAGAAACAGTGCATATGGGCTGGGAGGTGCCCAGTCGGGTAAGTGCTTGCCATCCAatatgaggacccgagtttcaTGCCCAGAACACACGTTAAAAATCCAGATGTGAGGCaagtgagacagctcagttggcagaggaaatttccATCAATCctaaagacccaagttcaatcccaaagcacacttgtaaacccagcactggaaagTCAAGGTCCAACAGATCCCTAAGGTTATCTGGCTAGCCTTGACAAACAGGGAAGCCCCACCgaagccagagagagaaatggcctcagaaaacaaggtagaaggctggaaagatggcttaatgGTCAAGAGTATTTCCTTTGGGGACCTGATTTTAATCTCCAGCATCCACGTCAAATTCTGGTATGATTGCAAGTGTATGTATCCCCAGCAATGGGCAGGAAGGGAGCTGAATTGAATCCCCAAAGAGCTCGCTGACCAGCCCGGGCTAGCCTAAGAAAAGGACAAGTTTCCGGTTGGTGAGAGACCCAAGGCAATGGGTGGGAAATGTCAGGAAGACACATGGCATCCTACTCCGGCCTCCTCTGAGCACACTCACAGATCCAGAAATGTGTACCaaagagacagaaggagggagaggagggaaagggggtagggagagagactgagagagattaaagaaacaaaaccagggctggaaagatggctccatggtaaAGAAGAGtggatgctcttctagaggacctgggttcaactcccagtacccacatggcagatccaggggatcccgtgtcctctgtgaacaccaggcccacatgtggcacacagacatacatgcaggaaaaatacctatatacataaataaaataaatcataacaCACAAGAAGGCTGGTGGCTCTGAGGAGTGATACCTgcagttgacctctgacctccatatgcacatgtatgtacacacaacTATCGGccatacacaaacatgtattacagatacatacatgtatacacacacagaaagttgCTGTCTGTGCTTGACATTTGACAGCAGAGTGAAATCTCTCTGAGCTGGCACTTGCTATACAAACGCTCCCACACTCCCGGCATCTCAGGATGGATGCTTCGTCTGCTGGCTCTCAGCACTTGCTCCTGTGTGCAGACCCAGATAAAGATGAGGACCAGCTGTCACACTGCACTTGCTCCCTTGCAGGGCCAGTGGACAGTGGCTGAACATGATCTGCAGAGTGATAATTGGCCACTAGTGAGCGTGTCTGACACATGATAAGGGGTGGGAGACCAGACCTCTGTTTCCTTGTGACGCCCCTTCCTGGGATGTCTTTAGCTTACAGATGGGGGCGGAGTCTTAGGGAGATGCAGTCATTGGCTGAGATAGAACTCAGACCCATGCTTCTAGCTGGGTTCCCTTTACACTTCACTACACCGATTAGCACACACACTGCAGGCAGGGTACTGACAAAGGGAAAGTTCTCAGAGTAGGGTCCGTGGAGCCTCAGCACCTCCACCTCAGCAACTCCACCCCAGCACCACTacctcagctccagcaccagcacGTCCAccagctccagcaccagcaccTCCACCAGCTCCACCTCCAGCACCTCTATCACCTCaacacctccaccagcaccacctcCAGCACCTTCGCCAGCACCAATACCAGCACCACTTcagcacctccaccacctccagcaccaacacctccaccaccaccacctccagcaccaccacctccagcaccagcacctccatcaccaccacctccagcaccaacacctccaccaccaccacctccaccaccaccacctccagcaccagCACCTCCAGCAccaacacctccaccaccaccacctccaccaccaccacctccagcaccaacacctccatcaccaccacctccagcaccaccacctccagcaccaccacctccagcaccaccacctccagcaccaccacctccagcaccagcacctccatcaccaccacctccagcaccaccacctccagcaccagcacctccatcaccaccacctccagcaccaacacctccaccagcaccacctccaccagcaccagctccaccagcaccagcacctccaccagcaccagcacctcCACTAGCACCAGCACCTGAGAGCTTATTAGAGAATGGCATTCAGACCCCACTCAGATCTGCTGACTCAGGTGATGCTGAGGCCCCAGAGACTTTCTTGGGACTGAGAGCTGCTAGGCCACAGGAAGAAGTGTCAGTAGAGAGTCCTGTCCCTGCTTTTCCAGTATACATAGTATTCCTCACGCCTGCATATATTTTACTGAGGGATGGTACTCACCTTCAGGCACCACAACATCCCAGGAGTGAGCCAGAGACAGGGACACCTCAAGCCTTCTCCTACCTCAGCCCTGGAGGTAGAATCAGGTCTGCAGTGGGCAGACCGTGGCCAGGCTCAAACTGGTTCTGCAATCAAGTCTGGCTGCAGCCCAAAGGGGCCAATGTTTGGGATCAGGGACTCACTAGGAAATGTGTCCTTTCAAATCTTCAGTCTCATTGAGCAGATGGAgcttggaggcagagacacgcTAGGGTAACATCTGGGGGAAACCCAGTCTCTGGGGAACTCACACACTGCACCATAAATGGTGAAGAGTGTAGTGTCCGGACATGATTCCGTGAGGACAGCTGTAcacccacctcttcctccttcacCACTGGATTCTTGGAGACAAAGATGCCGCAGTCACTCGAGGCCACTCACCCACACCCAGAACCCTTAGGGAGGTCAGAGGCAAATGCTGTGCCAGAGAGTGGGGGTCTCCAGGGAGGGGACATGCTCCGGAATATCTGGCCCAGTTCTCTGCATGCATGGGAAAGAGGAAGCCAAAGCATTAAGAAGCTAATTCCTGCCCACGTGAGGGCCAGGAGGCCTCCACCCAGCAGATGAAAATCAGCTCCCACAGGAAAGAGAGGCAGGGGTAGCAGCCATACTTCCCATGGTCCCCAGCTCTGGAGCACTGCCGGGTAACAAGAATGAGCTGATGCTCCCTGGGACAAGTTTACCGCTAGATGGAAGAGGGCTAGCATTGTGGGGAGAGAGTCCTGCACGATCCTCAGGAGGGCTCAGGCTTGAACCTGCCAAGCCTTCTTCCCtagaaacacaaaacacagacacacaaatcatACACACCCATGTAACACAGAGcactgcactgcacacacagacaacacatcACATGTGCACAGATAGCCTCTCTCCTGGGCTTCTAACGTTAATTTCTTCTGCAGGCATAGGCTATGCTCACTAGAGGGTGCCAGAGAGCAAAGCGGCCAGCTCCCTGGATGCCCAGGCTCCCACTGCATGCCGCATGGGAGCGAAGTCCCCCAGACCCCATCTTCCCCAGCAGACCCTTCTAGAAGTATCCAACATCAGCCTCACCTTGTCCTAGCTAATGTTTGCATGTTTGTCATTTCCTGTCACCAGCCCTCAGCTCTCCACCTGTTAGAGCACACACCTGGGCCAGCCTTGGCCACTCAGAGATTTCACGGTTCCTTCTGTGAAATAGGAATGATGTGAATTAAGAGACTTATTTAACTTAAGCACATAAAATCATCCTCCTGAGAGCTGCTTGGTGACAGCTGGCCCTCAGTAACCGTTAGCCCCTTCCTTTCTGACCATGCCACTCCAACGGGTGATCCTGGAAGCCTGGGTGACAGGCGTGAACCCCAAAGGCAACCCCAGCAACTGGGACTTCAGAAGCAGTTTCTTCTTTGAGGTCACAGTGGTCACCATCacaggggagggaggagcaggtGCGGGGAGGGGCCTCCCTTGACTTTGCTCTTGCCATCGCTTCCAAAAGCAATCACTGGGGCGAGGATGTGGTTTATCCAGGTGGTGGCACAGGAAGCACAGAGGGGGCATGGTGAGACAGTAGCAGGGGAAGGCAGTGAGGCGTGCACACCCTGCTGCTGTGGGGGCTGAGTTCCCCTCGAGCTGGGCCTGGTGTGTTAACGCAACTGGCCACAGACCAGAACGTCCTCTCAGAGAGAGagtgaaggaaggtcattgggcACTGACTGCCTCTCAAAGCTGCAGGCAACATCCCAGTATCCCAAGGAGATGGGGTATCGGCAAGTCCCCCCAGTCTCTCACACTGGTCTCCCTTCCGTTTAGTTACATACGCCCCAATCCAATCCCAAACACCTTCCTTGGTATTCCAGGGAGAGTGTTAGAATATGAGTGTTGGGCTCCCAGTTCACTAAAgagggactgaatggctgtgattACATAAGGCAAATAAGGATAATTAGATAGAAATTACATAAACCATCTCGGGGAACCATGCCTTGCAGGGAGGCCGAGGGTGGCAGTCGGGAGGGCTTCATGGGGGCAGCATCACTGTAGAAGAGCCTTCTCTAAGCAGAGATTGTTCTAGCAGAGGATAGGATGAGTGCCTTGGGAACAactttctttcctcccccagcAGTGATGGAGACAAGCCCCTGCTGGagctgagggtgggggtgggcaggaggcagctctggtctctctctgcccctgctGCGCATGCTCCCTTGCCCAGCAGGCTACAGAAACTTGGCACTCAGCACGGAGGCTGGGCAGGCCTTCTGGGTCTTCTTGCCCTGATAAGCATCCTGCTCAATGTGGTCTTCCTTGACCTGGGAACAGGGCTGCGTGCCCACCTGACCACAGACAGGTGGGAGGACCATTCCAGGTATTTCTAGGTAGCATGATGTCTTCCGGAGCTCCATAGGACAGAGAGCTGCAAGTATTCCTGGAACTTTCTAGGTGTTCTCAGCTCCTGCAGGTCCTGGGCCTCGCTCTGCTCCTGACCCTGGGGACCCTGGTCATTCTCATCTTCACACCATGTTACTCAACGACGTGGAGGGCTGGAGCTTTGGCGAAGGGTTCTACTTTGCCTTCATCATCACCCTCAGCACCATTGACTTTGGGGACTATGTTGTCTGCGAGAAAGAATTAACTATCCTGGTGGCTACTCAGTAGAATCTGGGCACATGGAGGTACCAGGTGAGGCTGCTATCTCTGGGACTCCTGTGGGCTCTCGGTGGAATTTGTCAGAATTCTGCTTTTCCCATCATTGGTACTTTTTGGAGGGCCAGCAGGGAGAGAGCACCTCTGTGGAATCTGGGGGTGGCTGTGCCCTCAGACACCAGCCATCACCTTCCCTGGCAGGCACAGACCCCAGCAAGCATTATGTCACCATGAACCTGAACCTGGCAGCTGTATAGATCTTCCTAGGGCAGGTGTGGCtggcagtggtcctcagcctgtCTGGAGTCTCCTAGGGCAGGCGTGGCTGGCAATGGTCCTCAGCCTGGGATCCCTGCTTCTGCACAGGTGCTCCTATGTCTGACTGCTCATCAGAGACCTGGACCTCAAGAATGGAGGAGCCCCTCACCCCAGACCTCACAAAATCCCCATCTCTGCATGATGCCCAAATATTCCAGCCACCCATCCTACCCCACCTACCCCCGCCAAAAGCCCATGGTGTTTCACATAGGGTGGCCAATAATTCTCCAAACAGAAAATGGAGGTAGGTGTGCCTACAAGGTAATTTAGAGAAGATGCAGAGACAAAAATCAAAGACTCCAGGGGCCTTACAGAATAAGTTCCCTAAAGCCTAGCCTGCTGCCAGATTTCAGCACTGTgggcagaagggaggagaggctgGCCCTGTCTGCCAGATGCTCAGTTTTAAAAGGATTAGGAGCTAGCTCTTCCTTGAACTTCCCCTCTCCCTAGTCACAAGGGGGCTTCTAAGCATCCGTGTATTTGCAGCATTGGGGCCGGAGTCCAGGAGGTTGAGGGGAGTCCCTTGGAAGGACCGGTGTCCGTGGTCACATTCTCTACTCTCCCTCCCGCAGGACTATTGTCTCTTAAGAAAGGACGGAAATCCGAAGCCCTCTATCTGCTCCATTCATGCTGGTCCCTGCCTTGCTCTGGGTGAATCCGGTCTCAGAGACCTCCTCTGGAGCAGCAAGTGTGAGCCCTGGCACATGCTCTTGCCTCCCACAAACACGAACAAGCCATGCCCAGctggggccttttttttttttttgagtgcacctATTGTAGCGAACCTAGAGTGGTACTGACCGCAGCAGGCACTTGGAGGAAGTCCCTGGTCTCACAGCTTAGACAGGAGCCCTGTGACAATAGCCTTTGGAAGTTTCTCTTCCCTGCTGTGGATTGCAGGAGCCTTTCTCACTGAAGGGAAGCACTGAGGTGGGACCCCTCTGTGGTCTCCTGATGCTGATGTGGGCACTCCAACTCTCTGGTGAGTTATCTTATTGTCACCGGGATTGGATCCTTGATGGTGGGCAGGGCCATTGCACCCTGCAGCACTCCTCAGAGGGAAGAAGGCCACCAGCGATCATTTGCTTAAAGAAGGGCCCCTCCTGGCCTTTCCTGCCCATTCCCGGTTCCTGTCTACCAGAGCGCTCCTGGGCTCCTCTCCACCATGTGCGGACCACGATCTCCTGAGGCACCATGTTCGGCCCGGGTCTGTCGGGCACCAGGCACGGGGCTCCTTCTGCTCTCCTACCTGGCTTACTTGGTGCTGGGCGCCGGTGTGTTCTGGGCACTGGAAGGTCGTGCGGCCCGGTACTCCAGCCACATCTTCCAGCGCGACAAGTGGGAGCGACTAAAGAACTTCACACATCTGGATGACCCAGCGCTGGATCAGCTGATCCGGGTTAGGGGACTAGCGGTGCCACCCTGGGAAAGAAGGAGTGGGTAGGGCAGGGGGCAGGAGCTCACAGCAGGGATGAAGAGTGCTCTGGCCCAGACAGTGTAACTCTGGGGAAGGTTATCCCTTATTCCAGAGGTGGAGTAAACAGGCTTGGGGAAAACAGGTTtatggggttggggttgggtaaCCATGGAGATGGGCTGAACCCAGTGGAAAGCGTCTAGGGCTAGCAAAGGGCGGGGGACCCGTTCCATCTTTAAGGAAGTGAGACACAACTATAAGGAATACAGAGGATCGCTTCTCTGTGCTACAGGCTACAAGGATGTCCGATATGGTTATCACGGGGACAGCTATCATTTGGTCTGGTCAGCCTTGTGTGGGGGTTACTGAGACGAAGCGCCAAGGATGAAAGGCCACACCTAGTCTTTCAAGGGACGGGAGGGGCAGATACCTTGGGGGTATGGCCAGACTCTAAGGAACAGAAGCTGGTAGGAGTGTGGGAACTTGGGAGAAAGGCTCAGTCTGGGTCGGTGGGTGAAATAGAGCCCGGAGcggaggagggagggagttcaGAGGGAGGGGCCCGGAGCTGAGAAGAGAGGGGGCTGAGAGTGAGGGACCCGGAGCGGAGGAGCAAGGGAGCTGAGAGTGAGGGACCCGGAGCTGAGAAGAGGGGGAGCTGAGGGGCCCGGAGcggaggagggagggagctcaGAGTGAGGGATCCGGAGCTGAGAAGAGGGGGAGCTGAGGGGCCCGGAGcggaggagggagggagctcaGAGTGAGGGGCCCGGAGCTGAGAAGAGAGGGGGCTGAGAATGGAGGAGCAAGGGAACTGAGAGGAGCCCGGAGCGTAGGAGAGAGGGAGCTCAGAGTGAGGAGCCTGGACTGGATTAGGGCTAAGGTCACTTTACCTGAAGTATTTGGACCTGCAGGGCAGGCAGGGACAAAAGGAGTGGGGCAGTGAAAAGAGCAGAGGTCCCTGAGCCTGAGGATCCTCAGAGGAGAGGACGCTGCAGGGTACGGAGGCAGGAGATGGCTCATCCTCCAGGATTTCCCATAGAGAACTCTTCCTGATCCCTTGGGCCATGGGGCTGGCAGCGGAGCAAATCAGTGTTTGCCTTACTGTTCTGCTCCACTTCCCTCTGCCGAGAGTGCAGGGACAGAACTTAGACTCGCTTACCTCCGTGCAATCGCCACTCTCTTGCAAAGGTTTCATTACAGAGACCCCAGGACCTGTGTCCCAGAATCCTTAAGATGAAGCCAAATcccctggagagagagagcattgtTGGGGTAGGACAGGAGGGGCGACAAATGGAGAGAATTCCCATCCTCCGGACAGGTCAATGGGCAGGTGCTGGAGCTAGGACTGTCTCTGTCTGGCCATTGCCAGTAAACACGGCTGTTTTGGTCCTTCCCATgcccagctccccccccccccccccccccccccccccccccccccccgtcgaTGCCTCATTAGCAGACACTCCATGATgaaccaaggctcagagaggtttGAATGCAAGGCTGCACAGCCAAGAGCTGGAGGCTGGTTTTGTGTGGCCCTGTGcatgtggctgtttctcagaaccCCATGATTTTATGTCCAAGGCACAGTATGCGTTCCCAGCCTCTGCTCCACTGTCCTGTCTTCCTGAATGCTTCTTAGTGGGAAGACCCTGAGGGGAAACACACCAGAAGTGTCAttccctccaggaagccttccgcctctgcttctctgtgttCCCAAGGTGTCCTGGCCCTAGGAAGCCAGAGGACTCTCCACTGTTAGAGTTctattttacagataaagaaacagaTGTGAAAGAAACTGCAGAGCATCTACACAGCCCTCTTCCTTCATACCCAAAACCATCTACTCAGCCCCCTTCCTTCATACCCAAAACCCTCTACACAGCCCCCCTTCATACCTGAAAACATCTACACAGCCCTCTTCCTTCATACCCAAAACCATCTACACAGCCCCCCTTCATACCTGAAACCATCTACACAGCCCTCTTCCTTCATACCCAAAACCATCTACACAGCCCCCTTCATACCCAAAACTATCTATACAGCCCCCTTCATACCCCAAACGGCCACTATGGCCCCATCTCTGAGTTAACTCGTTCTCCTGTCCCACTGAAGGCCAAGGTTGCGCCTGTCATTTGGCAACATCTGCCTATTGTTTCCTGCAAGAttaggacagaggcagagagcaaaTGAGTTTTTAAGTCTGTGAGATGGCCTAGAACCTGAGCTGGCTCTAGGATAAGGAGGAGACGGGGTTGGCCCCAAGATCTCTGCCCATGGGGAGCCCTTGGTTAGTAGAATCAGTGATTCTTGCCCCCAAACAGACTTGAAATAGAGAGGGAGATGTTGGGTGTGTTTTTCTGGAGACACATGAAAAAGTCTCTTCAAGTCAGATGGGGCCAATGATTGACCAAAGAAACAATCTCACCCATTTCTAGCTGGGTTTACCAGGGTTACTACGGGAATGTGGGTGACTCAAAGATAGTTGGATCGCCCGGCAGGGGTGACACCTCCCATCCCTAGAGCTCACTACACAACTTGTAGGCAGCTCTACTGAAGAGTCCCCTCTCCTCAGCACTTATTTCTGTGAAATTTAACTTGGGGGAGGGGCTTGTGACTGCTGTAAGTCAtgggaggaagtgcatcactttGGAGAAACTGTCTATACAACACGAGGCCTCTACAGGAGTGTGGGTGTCGGTGTGGATATAGACATGGGTATAGTGGTGTCTTGGGGTGCAGGGGCTCAGTCCCCCAAGATCCTGTTGGTCACTGCAGCATCTCTTCCAGGACATCATTCAAGCATACATAGATGGGACCCAACTCCTAGGCAGTACCACCAGTATGGGGTGCTGGGAGTTTGTgggctctttcttcttttctgtgtccaccatcactaccatcggTAAGGGCAGCATGGGGACAAGCTGGTGTGGCTTGGGAGGTAGCCTCACCCTGAGGGGCCAGTGATTGTAGTCCAGAGGGTGTCACCCCTATAAAGAAAGCAGTCGTATCTGAAAGCACACCCCCACAGTCCTGCAAACAGCATCTCATGCCTCAGGACCCATGGACTTGGCTTCTGCATTTCGTCAGACACCCGGAGAACTGTATACATATTCCAGTTTGGAAACTGCTGCCATGGAGGACAGGACGTTGGTCATCCAACCCAGTCCTACAGACCCTCCCAGGCCCTCAGTCCCTATCACTGTCCTCCAGACATATTTCCCCTTCCGAGCCAGACTGAGGTGGAACCTGCCTGTCTTGAAAGCACCTGATGCTGTTGTGTGGACACAGAGGGGTTCAGAAAGCCCTGGATCCCTGCAGCCCTGGTTCCCAGGGACCAACGCAGGTCAGCTGTCCTTGCCCACAGCATCACACACATGACCCAGGACTAACCACTAGGGGGCAGGCTCACACCACCGAAGATTTAGGCTCCGTCTTTCTTTGTCCCCGACCAGCATCCCTTTGATCCTTGCCTTGTTTTCCCAGTACCCCTCATCTCCCACCCCTTCCCACCTTCTACCCCCCCTCACACACTCCCAACCCTGCCCTTACTCAGACCATCATtgtgtgatctcagcacttgagagatggaggcaggaggattaggagttcaggGTTACATAAAAAGGTTGAGGTCAGCCCGGCCAACACAAAACCTTtttaacacaaacaaaataaaacatgaatggAAAGGAGATGGAAGACCCAGAAAGATACCTCTGAGGTTTTCAGGCCAGATGCTCGCATGGTAACCTTCCATTATGTTCATCCACCCATTCTCTGGGCTGGGGCGGGGGCACTCGATGCTCAGAGGTTCACCTTCCCACCGACAGTACGTCCCTACTGTGGCCTCTCATTAGCCAAAAGCAAGTGAATGCCTGCACCCCATTTTAAGATCAAGAAAGTAGGCTCAGAAAGACCAAGGCCTTTGCCCAGGTTCTCACAGCTTTGCAGGGGTCAGAGTCCAAGAAGTGGAGCCAGAAAAACATGGGAGTCCACAGGCCAACTGTGGGCTGGTGTGCCAGCCCCGCTCTGTCTTCTCATCAGAGCTGGGTAGGCACCAAGGGGACCACAGGGGCCATCCCCAAAGCTGGGGGAAGGATCTGCTTAAATACCCCTCCCTCCTGCATCAGGCTACGGCAACCTGAGCCCAGAGACCATGGCTGCCCGTCTCTTCTGTATATTCTTTGCCCTCGTGGGGATCCCACTCAACCTGGTAGTGCTCAACCGGCTGGGCCACCTTATGCAGCGAGGGGTGCATCAATGTGTCCAGTGGCTGGGAGGCAGCTGGCAGGTGAGACGGTGACCAGGAACCTGGATGAGACAGTTCCAGATGGGGGACTGTGGTGGAAATGGGGTGCCAAACCAGAAGGGTGGGGTCAGAAAGATGAGGTAGGTGGTGAGGTTGTGGGAGCAAAGCCCAGAACAGGGTGTTTGATTGTTAGTGTCTGTGGGGTTGATCGTTAGTGTCTGTGGGGCACATGAGAAGATTGGAACAAGTCAAAGACAGGAAGCCTTTCAGAAGGAACTGTGAGGGCTCAAAGCTGGAGATTTGGGCATCTCCTTCTTGCTGCTCAGGACAGAGCCACAGACTGTTGCTGTTACTGCAGGACCCAGCACAGGCACCGTTGCTGGCAGGCTCCGCGGCGCTGctctccagcctcctgctctTTCTGTTGCTGCCTCCACTTCTCTTCTCCCACATGGAAGGCTGGAGCTACATGGAGAGCTTCTACTTTGCCTTCATCACGCTCAGCACGGTGGGCTTCGGTGACTACGTCATCGGTGAGTGGCCCAAGGCTGGCGGGCCTGGGAATGTACCGCAGGTGACTGTCTACTGTGGGTAGCTTGATGGGTCTGGGACACAGCTTGTAACCTAAGTAGGCTCTCTCCTTTCCCAGTGTGGCGGGTTATGATCTCTCGGGTCCTGCTGGCAGCGTGGAGCTGTTTTCCAAAGCTACGGGCTCAAATCAGAGCCCTAGAGGGACACACAACACTTGGACCTCCCTCACTTCTCCACCCACCCCGGGTGAGGACCCAGGTGAAACAATCAGGGAACTCAGAGTACCCTTGACCTCAGGAGGAAATGACAGTCCAACTACAGGCCTGCCACGGAGGCCCCAAATGGGAACCGTTAGTGCTGTCCCTTGAGACCACGCAGGTACCCCAAGACCACGCAGGTATCCCGAGACCACACAGGTACCCCAGAGACAACTGCACTGCAGGAGACGGTGAAGGAAAGCTGAGGGGGTGGCAATGGAGGAGCAGGGGCTCCAGGCAGCCCCGGcatctcttctgtgtctctgtctggc
The nucleotide sequence above comes from Microtus pennsylvanicus isolate mMicPen1 chromosome 7, mMicPen1.hap1, whole genome shotgun sequence. Encoded proteins:
- the Kcnk16 gene encoding LOW QUALITY PROTEIN: potassium channel subfamily K member 16 (The sequence of the model RefSeq protein was modified relative to this genomic sequence to represent the inferred CDS: inserted 3 bases in 3 codons; substituted 2 bases at 2 genomic stop codons): MEAPVFETGIFSGEESDRAEWTPQPYLSHRSRDTCAVEDRAGSRQRLQDSGHTTPWAGLXSCWGCRALPLFMAYTCSLLLGATIFQLLEXQSGDQFLLQKLLFLENYTCLAQQAQSSFQRVILEAWVTGVNPKGNPSNWDFRSSFFFEVTVVTTAGYRNLALSTEAGQAFWVFXALISILLNVVFLDLGTGLRAHLTTDRWEDHSRCSQLLQVLGLALLLTLGTLVILIFTPXLLNDVEGWSFGEGFYFAFIITLSTIDFGDYVVCTDPSKHYVTMNLNLAPVWSLLGQAWLAMVLSLGSLLLHRCSYVXLLIRDLDLKNGGAPHPRPHKIPISA
- the Kcnk17 gene encoding potassium channel subfamily K member 17, with translation MCGPRSPEAPCSARVCRAPGTGLLLLSYLAYLVLGAGVFWALEGRAARYSSHIFQRDKWERLKNFTHLDDPALDQLIRDIIQAYIDGTQLLGSTTSMGCWEFVGSFFFSVSTITTIGYGNLSPETMAARLFCIFFALVGIPLNLVVLNRLGHLMQRGVHQCVQWLGGSWQDPAQAPLLAGSAALLSSLLLFLLLPPLLFSHMEGWSYMESFYFAFITLSTVGFGDYVIGMDPSRKYPVWYKNIVSLWILFGMAWQALIIKMILSLLEMPRDMCTCSLRCIKGRSWRQGQEGERGVQSPDITSGTFHSGYAPSAMLAWWQEPQQPYCTLKYPGVVTMIAM